The following coding sequences lie in one Apium graveolens cultivar Ventura chromosome 3, ASM990537v1, whole genome shotgun sequence genomic window:
- the LOC141715093 gene encoding uncharacterized protein LOC141715093 — translation MSSVLSPIPFAIWVVDIVGILPTSTKQAKYCIIAVDYMTMWVEARPLSAITEEVVKTFMLEPNFSSVTHAQRNSAVEAANKIIFQGIKKKLGEAKGKWAEKLPWILWAYRTTPRSYTGETPSRMAYGTNAFVHVEVGMDFYRNEVYNVENNEFGRKANIDLLDEESEATHQRNLKYLLQAAQYYDSGVKKKSFGVGDLVLRELSVSMPTKQGKFNPNWEGPYKVTEVVHPETYKVETLVGETIKNTWHASRLRKFYQ, via the exons ATGTCTTCAGTACTAAGCCCCATACCATTCGCCATATGGGTTGTTGACATAGTGGGTATCCTCCCCACTAGCACGAAGCAGGCGAAGTACTGCATTATTGCCGTTGATTACATGACTATGTGGGTAGAAGCCCGACCCCTATCAGCTATAACCGAAGAAGTCGTTAAAACATTCATGCTAGAACCA AATTTCAGTTCAGTCACTCATGCCCAACGAAACAGTGCGGTCGAAGCTGCCAACAAGATTATCTTCCAAGGCATCAAGAAGAAGCTTGGTGAAGCCAAAGGGAAATGGGCAGAAAAACTTCCTTGGATCTTGTGGGCTTACCGAACAACCCCAAGATCCTATACGGGAGAAACACCATCCAGAATGGCATATGGCACGAATGCCTTCGTACATGTGGAAGTGGGCATGGATTTCTACCGAAATGAAGTATACAACGTGGAAAACAACGAATTCGGCCGAAAGGCCAATATAGATCTActggatgaagaaagtgaagcGACTCACCAAAGAAATCTGAAGTATTTACTACAGGCCGCACAATACTATGATTCGGGTGTCAAGAAAAAATCATTCGGTGTAGGAGATCTAGTCCTAAGGGAGCTGTCTGTATCCATGCCGACGAAGCAAGGAAAGTTCAATCCGAACTGGGAAGGTCCTTACAAAGTTACGGAGGTCGTTCATCCAGAAACTTACAAAGTGGAGACCTTGGTTGGAGAAACGATAAAAAATACATGGCATGCTAGCCGGCTTCGGAAATTCTACCAGTAA
- the LOC141713477 gene encoding uncharacterized protein LOC141713477, with product MESKMINSELKNNELGNTGPDACISRKYPLMSTKKAVLADVQNDNRVSRNHQENPLATDGGPVADKLKICGTKRLLPESAASHPFRPLPDRTAFKEHLVYTCKKFEIVGKNGKTEHNTDRNVSSHLLKPYRNMQQEIPQKQTLVLEVNAHHVPMATSNYMAPKNTLSYSNSQLDSFPTTLANPGKWMGPAENDCFKVTSKVSLLTDSRRVDDRKWEERYIHLQNFLKMCDDESVCRDHVQKLRHLTPAELSIYAVELERRAIQLTIEEGKEFRRMKALKILEKSATTVNPLQQSQPSQSKK from the exons ATGGAATCGAAAATGATTAATTCGGAACTCAAAAACAACGAGCTAGGCAATACTGGGCCGGACGCTTGTATATCTCGTAAGTATCCACTTATGTCAACAAAGAAGGCGGTGCTTGCAGACGTTCAAAATGACAATAGGGTGTCGCGAAACCATCAAGAAAATCCGCTTGCTACTGATGGAGGACCCGTTGCAGATAAGTTAAAGATTTGTGGAACTAAGAGACTGTTACCCGAGTCGGCTGCAAGCCACCCTTTTCGTCCGCTCCCTGATCGCACAGCTTTTAAAGAGCATCTGGTGTATACTTGTAAGAAATTTGAGATTGTAGGAAAGAATGGAAAAACTGAGCACAACACAGATAGAAATGTAAGCAGTCATCTCCTGAAGCCTTATCGCAATATGCAGCAAGAAATACCTCAAAAACAAACTCTGGTGTTGGAGGTTAATGCACATCATGTTCCTATGGCTACATCTAATTACATGGCCCCAAAGAATACTCTTTCTTATTCAAATTCTCAATTAGACTCATTTCCTACTACTCTTGCTAATCCTGGTAAGTGGATGGGACCTGCTGAAAATGATTGCTTTAAAGTCACCTCGAAGGTATCCCTATTAACTGATTCTAGGAGGGTGGATGACCGAAAATGGGAAGAACGTTACATTCATTTACAGAATTTCTTGAAAATGTGTGACGATGAGTCTGTTTGCAGGGATCATGTTCAGA AGCTTCGTCATCTTACCCCGGCTGAACTAAGCATATATGCGGTTGAACTGGAGAGGAGAGCAATCCAGTTAACAATAGAGGAAG GAAAAGAGTTTCGAAGAATGAAAGCACTAAAAATCTTGGAGAAATCGGCCACTACTGTCAATCCCTTGCAACAGAGTCAACCATCCCAGTCCAAGAAATGA